The Malus sylvestris chromosome 3, drMalSylv7.2, whole genome shotgun sequence genomic sequence ATACtgaaagcttttcgttaaaatttccttGTTTATTATGCTTACAAAGTAAAAAGTTtcctcaaaaaaagaaaaaaaaggaaaaaagaaaaccgTGTAATCAAAATAGTAGTTGATGAAACAGATACATAATCAATGGATAAAATAGGGAGTAACTGATATTCAGTTTAGCAGCGCCGTTTGAGTAGTCCAGTATGTCGTTATATGGGTATGGCAAGGCATCAGTCTCTGGTGGAGTTGGCGAAGGTGGCGGAGCAATAGAGGGAGCATCGGGCGTCTCAGGGCTATCTGCAGCCGGCTGCAGTGAGCTAGCAATCGGACGATCAGCGGGCGTCACTGGTGTATCCGTGGCCGGAGTAGATGGCGTAACCATGGAGGGTGCATCGGGTGTCTCGGCGGCCGGCTGCGGTGGGCTAGAAATCAAAGGATCAGCGGGCGTCACTGGTGTATCTGCGGCGGGCGCGGGTGGCGTTACGATGGAGGGTGTGGCTGGCGTCACTGGTGTAATCGT encodes the following:
- the LOC126615976 gene encoding proline-rich receptor-like protein kinase PERK2 encodes the protein MANKNILVSFLILCLASSQFFYIGHSRPTPVATASSAKTTPVAMPTLPLMPIISTPPISGTQIIPATRSIATTPPAVTITPVTPATPSIVTPPAPAADTPVTPADPLISSPPQPAAETPDAPSMVTPSTPATDTPVTPADRPIASSLQPAADSPETPDAPSIAPPPSPTPPETDALPYPYNDILDYSNGAAKLNISYSLFYPLIMYLFHQLLF